The following are encoded in a window of Paramormyrops kingsleyae isolate MSU_618 chromosome 12, PKINGS_0.4, whole genome shotgun sequence genomic DNA:
- the LOC111845328 gene encoding storkhead-box protein 2-like isoform X1 — protein MKKTRSTTLRRGWPSSDFSERASERAQSRSEKDYRLHKPYPPVTSQSPRGYVTSGDVSPIGMSPIGMSPISQSQFIPLGEILCLAVSAMNSARQPVTQESLLDHLITCFPGVPTPSSEILRHTLNMLVRERKIFPSQEGYFIVTPQTYFITPSLIKTNSKWYHLDERIPDRSQQQCTSPQSGTITPSTSGCVRDRSHHKSHCDSYNLYHDDPPSHHASTLQRKSPKDHKDSYSPPPPHPPKDLKDTFSTPLAHQASATEKSKSSMNFSFKTDTQTKHKEGGNTGEKQSKKFGLKLFRLSFKKDKTKQVATFSAQFPPEEWPLRDEDVPSTIPRDVEIEIIRRINPDLTVENVMRHTAVMKRREEERAQRNKASAAGHHGPRSRRSRGHRKAQGKYRSHSKPRPLRGEPSEIPNVETHPEPHVSSYSMERNRSRYFMQSIPNIMESNLRITPEWDVSAELAKRRTEMPFPEPSRGTSFSKVHRSHSHTQDRKSRDERSDKAKERSRSMDNSKGPLGMSSSGMLENYEYNISERSRYYTDNGTLRAFQAPHYSRIMLSAAKFNYEVCVPDIDMGKSEETKVCSPVEKSKRDSLPNYGDLKPCLPKLTADDYFQCSTSHESILSAPSPLGKGDHDTLTLSEGVKKGCASERQTPQLASPHSIEYKEETSKAQHAICLPIVNQTPEPSVNGRLIHQHNMDPGSTDKRKEIFSKDTLFKPPHNTLSVSYMENSYSKSGTLRKTPNVSSTEVLNNHEHFEKSPQLSGSPGTVVQQGTELASGPEATFDYYNVSDDDDSSEAVRKPAAETAGQERGGTVQWLLDREKERDLQHRFEKNLSLLSPKETKNMNNQQSAHSARLDSMDSSSVTVDSGFNSPRTRESLASNTSSIVESNRRQNPALSPGHLGTISAPLLTFRTVLEPPTPQSEKLQKPTNCLTSITSV, from the exons GTGATGTCTCTCCCATTGGCATGTCTCCCATTGGCATGTCTCCCATCAGCCAGTCCCAGTTCATCCCGCTGGGCGAGATCCTCTGCCTGGCCGTCTCGGCCATGAACTCCGCACGCCAGCCCGTCACGCAGGAATCCCTTTTGGATCACCTCATCACTTGTTTCCCAG GTGTCCCAACGCCAAGTTCTGAGATACTCCGACACACCCTGAATATGCTGGTGCGGGAACGGAAGATCTTCCCATCCCAAGAAGGGTACTTCATTGTAACACCACAGACGTACTTCATAACACCCTCGCTCATCAAAACCAACAGCAAATGGTATCACCTGGATGAGCGGATACCTGACCGATCGCAACAACAGTGTACTTCCCCCCAGTCTGGAACGATCACTCCTTCAACTTCAGGTTGTGTGAGAGACAGGTCCCATCACAAAAGTCACTGCGACTCCTACAATTTGTATCACGATGACCCGCCCAGTCATCATGCTTCGACACTCCAACGGAAGTCACCGAAGGACCACAAAGATTCTTACTCACCTCCCCCTCCACATCCCCCAAAGGACCTCAAAGATACCTTCTCAACTCCTCTTGCCCACCAAGCCTCAGCCACAGAAAAGAGTAAAAGCAGCATGAACTTCTCCTTCAAGACAGACACTCAGACTAAGCATAAAGAAGGGGGCAACACTGGGGAGAAACAGTCCAAAAAGTTTGGACTGAAGCTCTTCCGGCTGAGCTTCAAAaaggacaaaacaaaacaggtggCCACCTTCTCTGCACAGTTCCCCCCAGAGGAGTGGCCCCTGCGTGATGAGGATGTGCCCAGCACAATCCCCCGGGATGTGGAGATAGAGATCATTCGGAGAATCAACCCAGATCTGACAGTGGAGAACGTGATGAGGCACACGGCTGTGATGAAACGACGGGAAGAGGAGCGAGCTCAGCGCAACAAGGCCAGTGCTGCCGGACATCACGGCCCACGCAGCCGGCGCAGCCGTGGGCACCGCAAGGCTCAGGGGAAGTACCGCTCCCACAGCAAGCCCCGACCACTCAGAGGTGAGCCCTCAGAGATCCCAAATGTGGAGACCCATCCTGAGCCTCATGTATCTTCCTACTCCATGGAGCGCAACAGGAGCAGGTACTTCATGCAGAGCATCCCGAATATCATGGAATCCAACTTGCGCATTACACCCGAGTGGGATGTGTCAGCAGAGTTGGCTAAGAGGAGGACAGAAATGCCCTTTCCAGAACCATCCAGAGGTACATCATTCTCTAAAGTCCACCGTAGCCATAgccacacccaggacaggaAATCACGTGACGAGAGGTCTGACAAGGCCAAAGAAAGGTCCCGTTCTATGGACAACTCTAAAGGACCCCTGGGGATGAGCTCCTCGGGCATGCTAGAGAATTATGAGTACAATATTAGTGAGAGAAGTCGCTACTATACCGACAATGGCACCCTTAGGGCTTTTCAGGCACCCCACTACTCACGGATTATGCTTTCTGCTGCTAAATTTAATTATGAGGTTTGTGTGCCTGACATAGACATGGGGAAGTCTGAGGAGACCAAGGTCTGCAGCCCAGTAGAGAAAAGCAAAAGAGACAGTTTGCCAAACTATGGTGACTTGAAGCCTTGTTTGCCCAAACTCACAGCTGATGACTATTTTCAATGCAGTACATCCCATGAATCCATTCTCAGTGCACCCTCTCCTTTAGGCAAAGGTGACCATGACACTTTGACCTTGTCGGAGGGTGTCAAAAAGGGGTGTGCATCAGAGAGACAAACACCTCAGCTTGCCTCCCCCCATTCAATAGAGTACAAAGAGGAGACATCCAAAGCACAGCATGCCATTTGCCTGCCAATAGTGAACCAAACACCAGAACCTTCGGTAAATGGACGCTTGATACACCAACATAACATGGACCCTGGCAGCACAGACAAGAGAAAAGAAATCTTTAGCAAAGACACTTTGTTCAAACCACCTCATAATACACTGAGTGTCAGCTACATGGAGAACAGCTACTCAAAGTCGGGGACGTTGCGGAAGACTCCAAATGTGAGCTCCACTGAGGTGCTTAACAACCACGAGCATTTTGAGAAGTCGCCCCAGCTGTCAGGGTCCCCTGGTACGGTGGTCCAGCAGGGCACAGAGCTGGCCTCTGGGCCCGAAGCTACCTTTGACTACTACAATGTCTCAGATGATGATGATTCTTCAGAGGCCGTTCGCAAGCCTGCAGCCGAGACCGCGGGTCAGGAGCGCGGCGGGACTGTACAGTGGCTGCTGGATCGTGAGAAGGAACGGGACTTGCAGCACAGGTTTGAGAAGAACCTTTCCCTCCTCAGCCCCAAGGAGACCAAAAACATGAACAATCAACAATCCGCCCACTCGGCACGCCTGGACAGCATGGACAGCAGTAGCGTAACAGTGGACAGTGGATTTAACTCACCACG CACTCGCGAGAGCCTGGCCTCAAACACATCCAGCATCGTGGAGAGCAACAGACGTCAGAACCCAGCGCTGAGTCCCGGGCACCTGGGCACCATCAGCGCTCCACTTCTCACCTTCCGGACGGTGCTGGAACCCCCAACTCCCCAGTCGGAGAAACTGCAAAAACCAACAAATTGCTTGACTTCCATCACAAGTGTCTGA
- the LOC111845328 gene encoding storkhead-box protein 2-like isoform X2 — MSPIGMSPISQSQFIPLGEILCLAVSAMNSARQPVTQESLLDHLITCFPGVPTPSSEILRHTLNMLVRERKIFPSQEGYFIVTPQTYFITPSLIKTNSKWYHLDERIPDRSQQQCTSPQSGTITPSTSGCVRDRSHHKSHCDSYNLYHDDPPSHHASTLQRKSPKDHKDSYSPPPPHPPKDLKDTFSTPLAHQASATEKSKSSMNFSFKTDTQTKHKEGGNTGEKQSKKFGLKLFRLSFKKDKTKQVATFSAQFPPEEWPLRDEDVPSTIPRDVEIEIIRRINPDLTVENVMRHTAVMKRREEERAQRNKASAAGHHGPRSRRSRGHRKAQGKYRSHSKPRPLRGEPSEIPNVETHPEPHVSSYSMERNRSRYFMQSIPNIMESNLRITPEWDVSAELAKRRTEMPFPEPSRGTSFSKVHRSHSHTQDRKSRDERSDKAKERSRSMDNSKGPLGMSSSGMLENYEYNISERSRYYTDNGTLRAFQAPHYSRIMLSAAKFNYEVCVPDIDMGKSEETKVCSPVEKSKRDSLPNYGDLKPCLPKLTADDYFQCSTSHESILSAPSPLGKGDHDTLTLSEGVKKGCASERQTPQLASPHSIEYKEETSKAQHAICLPIVNQTPEPSVNGRLIHQHNMDPGSTDKRKEIFSKDTLFKPPHNTLSVSYMENSYSKSGTLRKTPNVSSTEVLNNHEHFEKSPQLSGSPGTVVQQGTELASGPEATFDYYNVSDDDDSSEAVRKPAAETAGQERGGTVQWLLDREKERDLQHRFEKNLSLLSPKETKNMNNQQSAHSARLDSMDSSSVTVDSGFNSPRTRESLASNTSSIVESNRRQNPALSPGHLGTISAPLLTFRTVLEPPTPQSEKLQKPTNCLTSITSV; from the exons ATGTCTCCCATTGGCATGTCTCCCATCAGCCAGTCCCAGTTCATCCCGCTGGGCGAGATCCTCTGCCTGGCCGTCTCGGCCATGAACTCCGCACGCCAGCCCGTCACGCAGGAATCCCTTTTGGATCACCTCATCACTTGTTTCCCAG GTGTCCCAACGCCAAGTTCTGAGATACTCCGACACACCCTGAATATGCTGGTGCGGGAACGGAAGATCTTCCCATCCCAAGAAGGGTACTTCATTGTAACACCACAGACGTACTTCATAACACCCTCGCTCATCAAAACCAACAGCAAATGGTATCACCTGGATGAGCGGATACCTGACCGATCGCAACAACAGTGTACTTCCCCCCAGTCTGGAACGATCACTCCTTCAACTTCAGGTTGTGTGAGAGACAGGTCCCATCACAAAAGTCACTGCGACTCCTACAATTTGTATCACGATGACCCGCCCAGTCATCATGCTTCGACACTCCAACGGAAGTCACCGAAGGACCACAAAGATTCTTACTCACCTCCCCCTCCACATCCCCCAAAGGACCTCAAAGATACCTTCTCAACTCCTCTTGCCCACCAAGCCTCAGCCACAGAAAAGAGTAAAAGCAGCATGAACTTCTCCTTCAAGACAGACACTCAGACTAAGCATAAAGAAGGGGGCAACACTGGGGAGAAACAGTCCAAAAAGTTTGGACTGAAGCTCTTCCGGCTGAGCTTCAAAaaggacaaaacaaaacaggtggCCACCTTCTCTGCACAGTTCCCCCCAGAGGAGTGGCCCCTGCGTGATGAGGATGTGCCCAGCACAATCCCCCGGGATGTGGAGATAGAGATCATTCGGAGAATCAACCCAGATCTGACAGTGGAGAACGTGATGAGGCACACGGCTGTGATGAAACGACGGGAAGAGGAGCGAGCTCAGCGCAACAAGGCCAGTGCTGCCGGACATCACGGCCCACGCAGCCGGCGCAGCCGTGGGCACCGCAAGGCTCAGGGGAAGTACCGCTCCCACAGCAAGCCCCGACCACTCAGAGGTGAGCCCTCAGAGATCCCAAATGTGGAGACCCATCCTGAGCCTCATGTATCTTCCTACTCCATGGAGCGCAACAGGAGCAGGTACTTCATGCAGAGCATCCCGAATATCATGGAATCCAACTTGCGCATTACACCCGAGTGGGATGTGTCAGCAGAGTTGGCTAAGAGGAGGACAGAAATGCCCTTTCCAGAACCATCCAGAGGTACATCATTCTCTAAAGTCCACCGTAGCCATAgccacacccaggacaggaAATCACGTGACGAGAGGTCTGACAAGGCCAAAGAAAGGTCCCGTTCTATGGACAACTCTAAAGGACCCCTGGGGATGAGCTCCTCGGGCATGCTAGAGAATTATGAGTACAATATTAGTGAGAGAAGTCGCTACTATACCGACAATGGCACCCTTAGGGCTTTTCAGGCACCCCACTACTCACGGATTATGCTTTCTGCTGCTAAATTTAATTATGAGGTTTGTGTGCCTGACATAGACATGGGGAAGTCTGAGGAGACCAAGGTCTGCAGCCCAGTAGAGAAAAGCAAAAGAGACAGTTTGCCAAACTATGGTGACTTGAAGCCTTGTTTGCCCAAACTCACAGCTGATGACTATTTTCAATGCAGTACATCCCATGAATCCATTCTCAGTGCACCCTCTCCTTTAGGCAAAGGTGACCATGACACTTTGACCTTGTCGGAGGGTGTCAAAAAGGGGTGTGCATCAGAGAGACAAACACCTCAGCTTGCCTCCCCCCATTCAATAGAGTACAAAGAGGAGACATCCAAAGCACAGCATGCCATTTGCCTGCCAATAGTGAACCAAACACCAGAACCTTCGGTAAATGGACGCTTGATACACCAACATAACATGGACCCTGGCAGCACAGACAAGAGAAAAGAAATCTTTAGCAAAGACACTTTGTTCAAACCACCTCATAATACACTGAGTGTCAGCTACATGGAGAACAGCTACTCAAAGTCGGGGACGTTGCGGAAGACTCCAAATGTGAGCTCCACTGAGGTGCTTAACAACCACGAGCATTTTGAGAAGTCGCCCCAGCTGTCAGGGTCCCCTGGTACGGTGGTCCAGCAGGGCACAGAGCTGGCCTCTGGGCCCGAAGCTACCTTTGACTACTACAATGTCTCAGATGATGATGATTCTTCAGAGGCCGTTCGCAAGCCTGCAGCCGAGACCGCGGGTCAGGAGCGCGGCGGGACTGTACAGTGGCTGCTGGATCGTGAGAAGGAACGGGACTTGCAGCACAGGTTTGAGAAGAACCTTTCCCTCCTCAGCCCCAAGGAGACCAAAAACATGAACAATCAACAATCCGCCCACTCGGCACGCCTGGACAGCATGGACAGCAGTAGCGTAACAGTGGACAGTGGATTTAACTCACCACG CACTCGCGAGAGCCTGGCCTCAAACACATCCAGCATCGTGGAGAGCAACAGACGTCAGAACCCAGCGCTGAGTCCCGGGCACCTGGGCACCATCAGCGCTCCACTTCTCACCTTCCGGACGGTGCTGGAACCCCCAACTCCCCAGTCGGAGAAACTGCAAAAACCAACAAATTGCTTGACTTCCATCACAAGTGTCTGA